In Edaphobacter paludis, a single window of DNA contains:
- the atpD gene encoding F0F1 ATP synthase subunit beta, translated as MADNIGKVISISGPAVDVQFEEAHMPPIFQALRIVSEGFDVPTPLDVVVEVQQHLGEGRVRCIAMVATEGMVRGMKAIDTGAGIMVPVGRETLGRVLNVLGEPVDELGPVNAKVHMPIHRQAPAFDEQSTSEEMFETGIKVIDLIQPFLKGGKIGLFGGAGVGKTVIIQELINNVATKHGGFSVFAGVGERTREGNDLWMEFQESGVIDLKDLPKSKATLVYGQMTEPPGARLRVALTGLTVAENFRDEEGADTLLFIDNIFRFTQAGSEVSTLLGRMPSAVGYQPNLATEMGELQERITSTKKGSITSVQAVYVPADDLTDPAPATTFAHLDATTVLSRPLSELGIYPAVDPLASTSRILSPRIVGQEHYDVAQGVKKILQRYKDLQDIIAILGIDELSEEDKITVARARKVQRFLSQPFHVAEIFTGIPGAYVKVEDTIRSFKAIIEGKHDDIPEQAFYLKGGIEDVLAAAEKMKQTA; from the coding sequence ATGGCAGACAACATTGGAAAAGTAATCTCGATCAGCGGCCCGGCCGTTGACGTTCAGTTCGAAGAGGCGCACATGCCGCCCATCTTCCAGGCGCTGCGCATCGTCAGCGAGGGCTTCGACGTTCCCACCCCGCTCGATGTCGTCGTCGAGGTACAGCAGCATCTCGGCGAAGGCCGCGTGCGCTGCATCGCGATGGTCGCCACCGAGGGCATGGTTCGCGGGATGAAGGCGATCGATACCGGCGCAGGCATCATGGTGCCGGTAGGCCGCGAGACGCTGGGCCGCGTGCTCAACGTGCTCGGGGAGCCAGTCGACGAGCTTGGCCCGGTCAACGCGAAGGTGCACATGCCCATCCATCGGCAGGCTCCCGCGTTCGACGAGCAGTCCACCAGCGAAGAGATGTTCGAGACCGGCATCAAGGTCATTGACCTCATCCAGCCCTTCCTTAAGGGCGGCAAAATCGGCCTCTTTGGCGGCGCTGGCGTCGGTAAGACAGTCATCATTCAGGAGCTCATCAACAACGTTGCGACCAAGCACGGCGGTTTCTCTGTATTCGCTGGCGTCGGAGAGCGTACGCGCGAGGGCAATGACCTCTGGATGGAGTTTCAGGAGTCCGGCGTTATTGACCTTAAAGACCTGCCCAAGAGCAAAGCAACGCTTGTCTATGGACAGATGACCGAGCCCCCAGGGGCGCGTCTCCGAGTGGCGCTCACCGGCCTCACCGTTGCGGAAAACTTCCGTGACGAAGAGGGTGCCGACACGCTGCTCTTCATCGACAATATCTTCCGCTTCACCCAAGCCGGTTCCGAGGTTTCCACGCTGCTTGGCCGTATGCCGTCCGCCGTAGGCTACCAGCCGAACCTCGCCACTGAGATGGGAGAACTGCAGGAGCGCATCACCTCGACCAAGAAGGGCTCGATCACGTCCGTTCAGGCCGTTTACGTACCTGCCGACGACTTGACCGACCCTGCGCCGGCGACGACGTTTGCCCACCTTGACGCAACTACGGTGCTCTCGCGTCCGCTGTCGGAGCTTGGTATTTATCCTGCTGTGGATCCTCTGGCCTCCACCTCGCGCATCCTCTCTCCGCGCATCGTCGGCCAGGAGCATTACGATGTCGCCCAGGGCGTCAAGAAGATCCTCCAGCGCTACAAGGACCTTCAGGACATCATCGCCATCCTTGGCATCGACGAGCTTTCGGAAGAGGACAAGATTACCGTCGCGCGGGCACGTAAAGTCCAGCGCTTCCTGTCGCAGCCCTTCCACGTGGCTGAGATCTTCACCGGTATTCCCGGTGCCTACGTCAAGGTCGAGGACACTATCCGAAGCTTCAAAGCGATCATCGAAGGCAAGCACGATGACATTCCGGAGCAGGCCTTCTATCTCAAGGGCGGAATCGAAGATGTGCTCGCCGCAGCAGAGAAGATGAAGCAGACGGCATAA
- the aroE gene encoding shikimate dehydrogenase — MPTVPPQFLRSRIGKVCVAITGSTPAEMLEKASAVVKETPFIEFRLDYLEKPLAALPKFKHFFTENTAATGIATCRRAANGGKFPGALAAELEILMKAAESGFHIVDLELESAEALKKGEFQKLRDTGIAIIVSHHDFSATKDLEGIYHRIEPFHPDFYKIVPTAKTLNDNVTLMRFIERMEDHSNIIGICMGDAGIISRVLGVRAGSAFTFAAATIGEETGPGQIAARTLIDTYRIEQVDAATKVYGVAGNPIGSSLSPAMMNAAFRRETVNAVYLALQTQKLTDLLKLVQEIPIQGISVTMPLKEEIMAHLAKTDPLSTKIGACNTVLRAPDGKLYGFNTDVAGITGPLEKRLSLRGAKVLVVGAGGAARAAVFGVRDKGADVFILNRTPETAQKLARQSGSKTIKKDALPKTSFDVIINATPLGMAGQKGAQMLEAKDLNTKLVFDLVYNPVETPLLRMARQQSIPIITGVEMFVQQGARQFEIWTGKPAPEEEMLRVVIHALRQQAEATPEAPEPPTKAKKKTS, encoded by the coding sequence GTGCCCACCGTACCCCCCCAATTTCTCCGCTCCCGTATCGGCAAAGTCTGCGTAGCTATAACCGGCTCCACGCCCGCCGAAATGCTTGAAAAAGCCAGCGCTGTCGTAAAAGAGACCCCTTTTATCGAGTTTCGTCTCGACTATCTCGAAAAGCCACTTGCTGCTCTCCCTAAATTCAAGCATTTCTTCACTGAAAATACCGCCGCTACTGGCATCGCAACCTGTCGACGCGCAGCCAATGGAGGGAAGTTCCCTGGCGCACTCGCCGCCGAACTCGAAATCCTCATGAAGGCAGCCGAAAGCGGCTTCCATATCGTCGATCTCGAACTAGAATCGGCAGAAGCCCTCAAGAAGGGCGAATTTCAGAAGTTGCGCGACACAGGCATTGCAATCATTGTCAGCCATCACGATTTTTCCGCTACCAAGGATCTTGAAGGCATCTATCACCGCATTGAGCCGTTCCATCCCGATTTCTACAAGATCGTTCCTACTGCCAAGACCCTCAACGACAATGTGACCCTCATGCGCTTCATCGAGCGCATGGAGGATCACTCGAACATCATCGGCATCTGCATGGGAGATGCTGGAATCATCTCCCGCGTGCTTGGTGTCCGGGCTGGCAGCGCCTTTACCTTTGCCGCCGCGACGATTGGCGAAGAGACTGGTCCCGGCCAGATCGCCGCGCGCACCCTCATCGACACCTACCGCATCGAGCAGGTAGATGCAGCCACCAAGGTCTACGGAGTGGCCGGCAATCCGATTGGCAGCTCGCTCTCTCCCGCCATGATGAATGCGGCTTTTCGCCGCGAAACGGTAAATGCCGTCTATCTCGCTCTGCAAACGCAAAAACTTACGGACCTGCTCAAACTTGTGCAGGAGATCCCCATTCAGGGCATCAGCGTGACCATGCCGCTGAAGGAGGAGATCATGGCCCACCTGGCGAAGACCGATCCGCTTTCCACGAAAATCGGCGCCTGCAATACCGTTCTACGAGCGCCGGATGGCAAGCTTTACGGCTTCAACACAGATGTTGCCGGCATTACCGGGCCGCTTGAAAAACGGCTGTCTCTCCGAGGTGCCAAAGTGCTGGTTGTGGGAGCGGGCGGCGCTGCCCGCGCTGCTGTCTTCGGCGTTCGGGACAAGGGTGCCGACGTGTTTATCCTCAATCGCACTCCGGAGACGGCACAGAAACTGGCACGTCAGTCCGGCTCCAAAACCATCAAGAAAGACGCATTGCCCAAGACCTCTTTCGACGTGATTATCAATGCGACCCCGCTTGGAATGGCCGGACAGAAGGGTGCGCAGATGTTGGAAGCGAAAGATCTGAATACCAAGCTGGTCTTCGATCTTGTCTACAATCCGGTCGAAACGCCACTGCTGCGAATGGCTCGGCAACAGAGTATTCCCATCATTACTGGCGTGGAGATGTTTGTGCAGCAAGGCGCGCGGCAGTTCGAGATCTGGACGGGCAAACCGGCTCCCGAAGAGGAGATGCTGCGGGTGGTCATCCACGCGCTGCGGCAGCAGGCGGAAGCCACGCCGGAAGCCCCGGAGCCGCCCACCAAAGCGAAGAAAAAAACATCCTGA
- the dxs gene encoding 1-deoxy-D-xylulose-5-phosphate synthase, whose product MSNILETIESPADVKKLTIPQLTELAEEIRERLIVGVSKTGGHIGPNLGVVELTLAMHYVFDTPKDSFVFDVSHQAYVHKLLTGREKLFHTIRQPGGLNGFMLRTESEHDSYGAGHAGTALSAALGMAVARDMSGGSEHVIALAGDAAFTNGISFEALNNIAAQTRRMIIVLNDNAWSIDKNVGAIAEYFHKIVTNPTVSSLHNRAADLLEKYGGKTARHVVRKAEEAAKGLIGPGMLFEEFGLSYFGPLDGHNLPLLIETFKFLKTQNRPVVLHAITQKGRGFQPALEKQKKFHGLGPYDAETGETKSAGQKTYSEIFAESLTKLADGNEKVVAITAAMPNGTALDLFRPHHPKRYFDVGIAEEHAVIFAAGMATKGYKPFCAIYSTFLQRAFDPIVHDVCLQNLPVVFCMDRGGLSGDDGPTHHGLFDISYLRSVPNLIHMVPKDEDELADMMYTAMLHDGPSAIRYPRGTGPGVAVKAQPVALEIGKAEVIRDSGHADVAILGLGAMLPEAMRLAEMLEREGFAAAVINPRFAKPVDRECVAEFGGRCGLLITLEDHVLAGGFGSAVLETLNGLEVQIPVVRVGWPDEFIEHGRVEALRAKYGLTAEAALEKARPYLSRMMEQILAKHS is encoded by the coding sequence ATGAGCAACATTCTTGAGACAATCGAATCCCCGGCGGATGTAAAAAAGCTGACCATCCCGCAACTGACGGAGTTGGCTGAGGAGATTCGGGAGCGCCTAATCGTCGGTGTCTCCAAGACGGGCGGCCATATCGGGCCGAACCTCGGCGTGGTCGAGCTGACGCTGGCAATGCACTATGTCTTCGATACCCCGAAAGATAGCTTTGTCTTCGATGTGAGCCATCAGGCCTACGTTCACAAGCTGCTGACGGGGCGAGAGAAGCTGTTTCACACCATCCGGCAGCCGGGTGGCCTCAACGGCTTTATGCTCCGTACGGAGAGCGAGCACGACAGCTATGGCGCGGGCCATGCCGGAACGGCTTTAAGCGCGGCGCTGGGGATGGCCGTGGCGCGCGACATGTCCGGCGGAAGCGAGCATGTAATTGCGCTGGCCGGGGACGCGGCGTTTACCAACGGGATCTCGTTTGAGGCGTTGAACAATATTGCCGCCCAGACTCGACGAATGATTATTGTGCTGAACGATAATGCCTGGTCGATCGACAAGAATGTGGGGGCCATCGCCGAATACTTCCACAAGATTGTGACTAACCCGACGGTATCGAGCCTGCACAATCGGGCAGCGGATTTGCTTGAAAAGTATGGCGGCAAGACGGCGCGGCACGTTGTTCGCAAGGCCGAGGAAGCCGCGAAGGGATTGATTGGACCGGGTATGTTGTTCGAAGAGTTCGGGCTGAGTTACTTCGGACCGCTCGACGGGCACAATCTGCCGCTTTTGATTGAAACCTTCAAATTTCTGAAGACGCAGAACCGGCCGGTAGTGCTGCATGCAATAACGCAGAAGGGTAGAGGATTTCAGCCAGCGCTGGAGAAACAGAAGAAGTTTCATGGATTGGGACCGTACGACGCCGAGACAGGTGAGACCAAGTCGGCGGGGCAGAAGACTTATTCTGAGATATTTGCCGAGTCGTTGACGAAGCTGGCGGATGGCAACGAAAAGGTAGTCGCGATTACGGCGGCGATGCCCAACGGTACGGCGCTCGATCTTTTCCGACCGCATCATCCGAAGCGGTACTTCGATGTGGGCATCGCAGAAGAGCACGCTGTGATCTTTGCCGCCGGAATGGCGACGAAGGGGTACAAGCCTTTTTGCGCGATCTACTCGACGTTTTTGCAGCGGGCTTTTGACCCGATTGTGCATGATGTCTGCCTGCAGAATTTACCGGTGGTCTTCTGCATGGATCGTGGCGGCCTGAGCGGAGACGATGGGCCGACGCACCATGGGCTATTCGATATCAGCTACCTGCGCAGTGTGCCGAACCTCATCCACATGGTTCCCAAGGACGAGGACGAGCTGGCGGACATGATGTACACGGCGATGCTGCACGATGGGCCGTCGGCGATTCGCTACCCGCGAGGGACGGGCCCGGGCGTAGCTGTCAAAGCGCAGCCGGTGGCGCTCGAGATTGGTAAGGCCGAGGTAATTCGAGATTCGGGTCATGCGGATGTAGCGATCTTGGGCCTGGGCGCGATGCTGCCGGAGGCGATGCGACTGGCTGAGATGCTGGAGCGTGAAGGCTTTGCTGCTGCGGTGATCAATCCGCGATTTGCCAAGCCAGTTGACCGAGAGTGCGTTGCTGAGTTTGGCGGACGCTGCGGCCTGTTAATTACGCTTGAGGACCATGTGCTGGCTGGTGGCTTCGGGTCTGCCGTGCTTGAGACACTGAATGGGCTTGAGGTTCAGATTCCGGTGGTGCGGGTGGGATGGCCGGATGAGTTTATCGAGCACGGCAGGGTTGAGGCTTTGCGGGCGAAGTATGGGCTGACTGCGGAGGCGGCGTTGGAGAAGGCAAGGCCGTATCTGAGCAGGATGATGGAGCAGATTCTGGCGAAGCACTCGTAG
- the atpC gene encoding ATP synthase F1 subunit epsilon, translating into MAETISNTGQLAVRLVTPDRVLLDATADAVELPSMSGYLEALYGAAPLLAELGAGEVRLHGGTSGDQKFFVAWGFVEVLPERVTILAETALHPDEIDRNEAQQELAEGEKLWQEAGDDGEKYDEANAVTRKAEEKLASAEGKSL; encoded by the coding sequence ATGGCAGAGACAATCAGCAATACGGGGCAGTTAGCGGTCAGGCTGGTAACGCCGGACCGCGTCCTGCTGGACGCAACGGCAGATGCAGTCGAGCTGCCGTCCATGTCAGGCTATCTGGAGGCGCTTTACGGAGCGGCTCCGTTGCTTGCGGAACTCGGTGCAGGCGAGGTTCGGCTACACGGAGGCACCTCCGGTGATCAGAAGTTCTTCGTTGCGTGGGGATTTGTCGAGGTATTGCCGGAGCGTGTGACAATTCTGGCTGAGACTGCTCTTCATCCGGATGAGATCGATCGCAATGAAGCTCAGCAGGAGCTGGCTGAAGGCGAGAAGCTCTGGCAGGAAGCCGGTGACGACGGCGAGAAGTACGACGAAGCGAATGCCGTTACCCGCAAGGCCGAGGAGAAGCTGGCGTCAGCCGAGGGCAAGAGCCTTTAG
- the pgeF gene encoding peptidoglycan editing factor PgeF, with protein sequence MAVGNKEVRIVQVQGWNSYEWLRHGFSRREGGVSTVYGGSSLNLGWTKEDDPTFIAENRHRFYGASQGDSRGRDQFEVVTLKQVHSVVVRPIRKEDGVWEGKLQTTDGRAVMEGDGAVTDLPGVMLGVQTADCVPVLVADLSKRVVGAFHAGWRGTVARIVERGIETMRLEYGSRPEDLVAAVGPSIGSCCYAVGEEVRSGFESGFSYARELFMVMGEGQMHLDLWEANRRQLMDAGVSAERITVVGECTACAVSDGGRKYFSHRAEHGFTGRMMSVIGVVG encoded by the coding sequence ATGGCTGTTGGGAATAAAGAGGTAAGGATTGTGCAGGTTCAAGGGTGGAATTCCTATGAGTGGCTGCGGCATGGTTTTAGCAGGCGGGAGGGTGGCGTTTCCACGGTTTATGGCGGAAGCTCACTGAATCTTGGGTGGACGAAGGAAGATGATCCGACATTTATTGCAGAGAATAGACATCGTTTTTATGGTGCTTCTCAGGGCGATTCGAGGGGGAGAGATCAGTTTGAAGTGGTGACTTTGAAGCAGGTTCATTCAGTGGTGGTCCGGCCAATCCGTAAAGAGGATGGAGTATGGGAAGGGAAGTTGCAGACGACCGACGGAAGAGCCGTAATGGAGGGCGATGGGGCGGTGACCGACCTGCCGGGGGTGATGCTGGGGGTGCAGACGGCGGATTGCGTTCCGGTGCTGGTGGCGGATCTAAGCAAGCGAGTGGTAGGCGCGTTCCATGCGGGGTGGAGGGGTACCGTGGCACGGATCGTAGAGCGGGGAATTGAGACCATGCGGCTGGAATACGGATCGCGCCCAGAGGACCTGGTGGCAGCGGTGGGACCGTCGATTGGATCTTGCTGCTACGCGGTAGGGGAGGAGGTACGGTCTGGGTTTGAGTCTGGGTTTAGTTATGCTCGGGAGTTATTCATGGTGATGGGTGAGGGGCAGATGCATCTCGACCTCTGGGAGGCAAACCGGCGCCAGTTAATGGATGCCGGGGTGTCAGCAGAACGGATTACGGTGGTTGGGGAGTGTACGGCGTGCGCAGTTTCCGATGGGGGGAGGAAGTACTTCTCGCATCGAGCGGAGCATGGATTTACCGGACGAATGATGAGCGTAATTGGAGTAGTTGGGTAA
- a CDS encoding SRPBCC family protein, whose amino-acid sequence MHTFHSQQWLPVPTELVFVFFANPANLPRLMPTWQQARIEEASIVSPPPLLKPSSLNNVFSVLAAGAGTRLTLSFRPIPFSFIRLRWVAEIDSFLWNHHFSDTQLRGPFAHWHHTHTLTPETRSDESGNPIPGTLVQDEVQYRLPLGKLGNLANALIARQLHRTFGYRHRRTRELLAVNSLA is encoded by the coding sequence ATGCATACCTTCCACTCCCAACAATGGCTCCCTGTCCCCACGGAACTCGTCTTCGTCTTTTTTGCCAATCCCGCTAATCTTCCTCGCCTCATGCCGACGTGGCAGCAGGCTCGCATCGAAGAGGCCTCGATCGTCTCTCCACCCCCTCTGCTCAAACCTTCCTCACTCAACAATGTCTTCTCTGTCCTTGCGGCCGGCGCGGGCACCCGCCTCACCTTAAGTTTCCGGCCTATACCCTTTTCATTTATCCGCCTTCGATGGGTGGCTGAGATCGATTCCTTCTTATGGAATCATCACTTTTCTGACACCCAACTCCGCGGCCCTTTCGCGCACTGGCATCACACCCACACCCTCACCCCGGAAACTCGCAGCGACGAATCCGGCAACCCCATCCCAGGCACGCTGGTGCAGGACGAAGTTCAATACCGGCTCCCCCTCGGCAAATTAGGCAATCTCGCCAATGCACTTATCGCCCGGCAACTCCACCGAACCTTCGGCTACAGGCATCGCCGCACTCGCGAACTGCTCGCAGTCAACTCTCTTGCATAA
- a CDS encoding DUF2127 domain-containing protein has product MQTQGQPRRGGRKHHDRGLLLIGLFKLGKSILFFCIGMGAIHMLHKDLGDVVMRVAMALKFDPESRFVALVLNKVDLIDVHKLKMISLGTFAYSMVALTEGVGLVLEKVWAEYLTLILTISFLPWELYELVRRPSWFRLSLLLINLAVLAYLVWLLRRKRLAVPTEV; this is encoded by the coding sequence GTGCAGACGCAGGGACAACCGCGTCGCGGAGGACGCAAGCACCATGATCGCGGACTACTGCTGATTGGGTTGTTCAAGCTGGGCAAGTCGATCCTGTTCTTCTGCATCGGGATGGGCGCAATTCATATGCTGCATAAGGATCTTGGCGACGTCGTGATGCGGGTGGCCATGGCACTGAAGTTCGATCCCGAGAGCCGCTTCGTTGCGCTCGTGCTGAATAAAGTTGATCTCATTGACGTACATAAACTTAAGATGATCAGCCTGGGTACGTTTGCCTATTCGATGGTGGCGCTGACGGAAGGCGTGGGGTTGGTGCTAGAGAAAGTTTGGGCCGAATATCTGACCTTGATCCTGACAATCTCGTTTTTGCCTTGGGAACTGTATGAACTGGTGCGACGGCCAAGCTGGTTTCGCTTGAGTCTTCTGCTCATCAATCTGGCGGTGCTGGCATATCTGGTGTGGCTGCTGCGTCGAAAGAGGCTGGCGGTTCCAACCGAGGTTTAA
- a CDS encoding fasciclin domain-containing protein gives MKKTILATIAAAALAITSFSAYAQMKDPMVGGAAMYPTKTIVENAMNSPVHTTLVAAVKAAGLVDTLSGPGPFTVFAPTNEAFDKLPAGTVDNLVKPENKAELTKILTYHVVPGRVSSKDLMKMIKKGHGKAMLKTVQGEDLTATMSGGHIMLTDAKGGMATVTTADVFQSNGVIHVIDTVLMPS, from the coding sequence ATGAAGAAAACCATTCTCGCCACCATAGCTGCAGCAGCCCTGGCTATTACCTCGTTCAGCGCATACGCCCAGATGAAGGATCCCATGGTCGGCGGCGCAGCGATGTATCCAACCAAGACCATCGTCGAGAACGCCATGAACTCGCCGGTCCACACCACACTTGTCGCCGCTGTCAAGGCTGCTGGCCTGGTCGACACACTGAGCGGCCCCGGTCCCTTCACCGTCTTCGCACCGACCAACGAGGCCTTCGACAAACTACCCGCAGGCACCGTCGACAACCTGGTCAAACCAGAGAACAAAGCGGAACTCACCAAGATCCTCACCTACCATGTCGTTCCCGGTCGCGTCAGCTCCAAAGATCTGATGAAGATGATCAAAAAGGGCCACGGAAAAGCCATGTTGAAGACCGTGCAAGGTGAAGACCTCACCGCTACCATGTCGGGCGGCCACATCATGCTCACCGACGCCAAGGGTGGCATGGCGACCGTCACGACAGCAGACGTCTTCCAGTCCAACGGCGTCATCCACGTCATCGACACAGTTCTCATGCCCAGCTAA
- a CDS encoding TIGR03118 family protein translates to MALAIACFGQNATAQTTQHYKQTNLVSNQASLAPTMDGALVNSWGLARSSTSPWWVADNGTGLSTLYNGTGVKQGLVVTIPTGDNTQSPTGTPMGVVFNGDSTAFLLAPGKAAAFLFVTEDGMISGWNPGVNLSQAVIEVNHKSASVYKGVTIATAQTESGPQAYLYAADFRQGRVEVFDSTFKAGATAE, encoded by the coding sequence TTGGCGCTCGCCATCGCGTGCTTCGGACAGAATGCGACTGCACAGACCACACAGCACTATAAACAGACGAACCTGGTGTCGAACCAGGCGTCGCTGGCGCCGACGATGGATGGCGCCCTGGTCAATTCGTGGGGCTTGGCCCGCAGCTCGACGAGTCCGTGGTGGGTGGCCGACAACGGAACCGGATTGTCGACGCTTTATAACGGTACCGGGGTGAAGCAGGGGCTTGTCGTAACCATCCCTACCGGTGACAATACGCAGTCGCCGACGGGCACACCCATGGGCGTCGTTTTTAACGGGGACAGCACGGCCTTTCTTCTGGCTCCGGGAAAGGCGGCTGCCTTCCTGTTCGTTACCGAAGATGGGATGATCTCCGGATGGAATCCAGGGGTGAACCTGAGCCAGGCTGTGATCGAGGTGAACCACAAGAGTGCATCGGTCTATAAGGGCGTGACGATTGCAACGGCGCAGACCGAGAGCGGGCCACAGGCTTACCTGTATGCGGCGGATTTTCGCCAGGGCCGGGTCGAGGTGTTCGATTCAACGTTTAAAGCGGGTGCAACTGCAGAGTGA
- a CDS encoding division/cell wall cluster transcriptional repressor MraZ, with product MFRGNHPTRVDEKGRLKLPAEFKRRVDELYGPQFYITSKDGKRAEIYPLKEWEKIEEKLAAIPSMNPAKKKFLDVTNYYGQMAEIDAQGRLLIPQLLRETAKVTGDVVVFGVQTFLEVVNHDSFKAELEATPMTEADQVALSEFGL from the coding sequence ATGTTTCGCGGAAATCACCCAACACGCGTGGACGAGAAAGGCCGGCTAAAGCTGCCGGCTGAGTTCAAGCGCCGTGTGGATGAGCTGTATGGGCCGCAGTTCTATATCACCAGCAAAGACGGGAAGCGGGCTGAGATCTATCCGCTGAAGGAGTGGGAAAAGATCGAGGAGAAGCTGGCCGCGATCCCTTCCATGAACCCGGCGAAGAAGAAGTTTCTGGACGTGACGAACTATTACGGCCAGATGGCGGAGATCGACGCACAAGGCCGATTGCTTATTCCGCAGTTGCTGCGGGAGACGGCGAAAGTGACGGGCGATGTGGTTGTTTTCGGCGTGCAGACGTTCCTTGAAGTTGTAAACCACGATTCGTTCAAGGCTGAGCTTGAGGCGACGCCGATGACGGAAGCGGATCAAGTGGCTTTGTCAGAGTTTGGATTGTAG